A stretch of the Haladaptatus cibarius D43 genome encodes the following:
- a CDS encoding glycosyltransferase family 4 protein, with translation MKIGLLNPTVLVRPDPKILAPRLAANGHDVVFYHPKKGRGNPPKGENITVKYYPARFVPKIRYTLPTPGFYRLLRDDIPTLDRFVIGDYLYPVCSIGALLGRRFGVETTVVVSNLVGIEWFYGNRLVDAVSKLYTHSVGRVTFAAADHIVGQGEYVRDGLTRFTSDRKTSVIPTGIDLDHYAPDATTAAEFDRNDAVELVYVGRLDPVKGVHYLLAAVEKLQERGNREYHLTLVGDGTKRAAYERTAEKGGIDGDVTFAGYQDDVRPFLIAADMFVLGSLAEGPPAVIREAQACETPVVSTNVGGVSDLVHGGVVVPPNDPNALADGIEQLAGTNLADCGRVAREFMVENFDVESMMAEYTALIADE, from the coding sequence ATGAAAATAGGACTACTGAATCCGACGGTTCTCGTCAGACCCGACCCGAAGATACTCGCGCCAAGATTGGCGGCGAACGGCCACGATGTCGTCTTCTACCATCCGAAAAAGGGGCGCGGAAATCCCCCCAAGGGGGAGAACATCACGGTGAAATACTATCCAGCGCGGTTCGTTCCCAAGATTCGGTACACACTTCCGACGCCGGGATTCTACCGGCTATTGCGAGACGACATCCCCACGCTCGACAGGTTCGTCATCGGCGACTACCTCTATCCGGTGTGCTCGATAGGAGCATTGCTCGGCCGACGGTTCGGCGTCGAGACGACCGTCGTCGTGAGTAACCTCGTCGGCATTGAGTGGTTCTACGGCAATCGACTCGTCGATGCGGTGTCGAAACTCTACACGCATTCCGTCGGTCGTGTCACGTTCGCGGCCGCCGATCACATCGTAGGACAAGGCGAGTACGTCCGCGACGGGCTGACCCGGTTCACGTCCGACCGGAAGACGAGCGTGATTCCGACCGGAATCGACCTCGACCACTACGCCCCCGACGCGACGACGGCTGCCGAATTCGACCGGAACGACGCGGTCGAGTTGGTGTACGTCGGCCGTCTCGACCCGGTGAAAGGCGTTCATTACTTGCTGGCGGCGGTCGAGAAGCTTCAGGAACGTGGAAATCGAGAGTACCACCTGACGCTCGTCGGCGACGGAACGAAGCGAGCGGCGTACGAACGAACTGCCGAGAAAGGCGGTATCGACGGGGACGTCACGTTCGCCGGTTATCAGGACGACGTCCGCCCGTTTTTAATCGCCGCGGACATGTTTGTACTGGGATCGCTGGCGGAGGGGCCGCCAGCGGTGATACGGGAAGCTCAAGCCTGTGAGACGCCGGTTGTGAGCACCAACGTCGGTGGCGTCTCCGATTTGGTTCACGGTGGTGTCGTCGTCCCGCCAAACGACCCGAATGCGCTCGCGGACGGAATCGAACAGTTGGCCGGAACAAATCTCGCCGACTGCGGTCGAGTCGCTCGGGAGTTCATGGTCGAGAACTTCGATGTAGAGTCGATGATGGCGGAATACACCGCGCTCATCGCCGACGAGTAG
- a CDS encoding NAD-dependent epimerase/dehydratase family protein yields MTILVTGGDGYVGWPTALRIADRTDQRVISVDNCGRRRWVEEVGCHSAVPVAGPEERVEAAHNQLDVTNLSFVRADLVDQSAVEELLAVHEPDVIVHTAAQPSAPYSQINGERANYTQHNNLQSTRNLLWGLEEQGLTDTHFIETTTTGVYGAPDFPIPEGGATMVNGGERDEVPFPAMAGSWYHLTKSHDAANLRLAHTQFDIPISDVRTAIIYGTETEETRGSSELKTRFDFDYYFGTVVHRFCAQAVAGYPLTVYGKGEQRKPFASLEDTVEGLARLALDDADARSDDFVVYNQVTRAISIVEIAETIADVAGESGFDTSVEHVENPRDEDETHAMEIENDRYLSLIGDQRQTFEDGIRDVMKSLNRHADRIESHEDRFVPDVLKERAEATAESQD; encoded by the coding sequence ATGACGATTCTCGTCACCGGCGGCGACGGGTACGTCGGTTGGCCGACGGCGCTCCGAATCGCCGACCGAACTGACCAGCGCGTCATCAGCGTGGACAACTGCGGACGACGACGGTGGGTCGAAGAAGTCGGGTGCCACAGCGCCGTTCCGGTTGCTGGTCCCGAAGAACGCGTCGAAGCCGCGCACAACCAACTCGACGTGACGAACCTCTCGTTCGTTCGCGCCGATTTGGTAGACCAGTCGGCCGTCGAGGAACTCCTCGCCGTCCACGAACCCGACGTTATCGTACACACGGCCGCACAGCCGTCTGCACCGTATTCCCAAATCAACGGCGAGCGGGCGAACTACACCCAACACAACAACCTTCAATCGACCCGAAATCTCCTGTGGGGACTCGAAGAGCAGGGACTCACCGACACGCACTTCATCGAGACGACGACGACCGGCGTCTATGGCGCTCCTGACTTTCCCATTCCGGAAGGCGGCGCGACGATGGTAAACGGCGGCGAGCGAGACGAAGTGCCGTTTCCGGCGATGGCCGGAAGCTGGTACCACCTCACGAAATCGCACGACGCCGCGAATTTGCGACTAGCGCACACCCAGTTCGATATTCCGATTAGCGACGTTCGGACGGCCATCATCTACGGAACCGAAACCGAGGAGACCAGAGGGTCGAGCGAGTTAAAGACACGCTTCGACTTCGACTACTACTTTGGAACCGTCGTCCACCGATTCTGCGCGCAGGCAGTCGCCGGGTATCCGCTGACGGTGTACGGCAAAGGCGAACAGCGAAAACCGTTTGCCAGCCTCGAAGACACCGTCGAAGGTCTCGCACGACTCGCACTCGACGACGCCGATGCTCGCTCGGACGACTTCGTGGTGTACAACCAAGTGACGCGAGCAATCAGCATCGTCGAAATCGCCGAAACCATCGCTGACGTGGCCGGAGAGTCCGGCTTCGACACGTCCGTCGAGCACGTCGAGAATCCTCGGGACGAGGACGAGACGCACGCTATGGAGATAGAGAACGACCGGTACCTATCGCTCATCGGCGACCAGCGACAGACGTTCGAAGACGGTATTCGGGACGTGATGAAGTCGCTCAATCGACATGCGGATCGAATTGAATCTCATGAAGACCGCTTCGTTCCGGACGTACTCAAAGAGCGAGCCGAAGCGACGGCAGAATCGCAGGACTAG